The following nucleotide sequence is from uncultured Roseateles sp..
TGGCGTCGAAGTGCTGCACCGAAGGTCGCTGTGCCTCGTCCGCTTCGCCCTGCAGCTTGTCGGCCAGCTGCTGCAGGCGCTGCAGGGCTTGCAGCAGCAGAGCGACGCCGCCCTCGGACTCCTGCACCAGCGCCAGCAGATGCTCCCGCCGCAGGCTGCCGCTGTCGATCTGCTGCAGCAGCCGGGCCGCCCGGTCATGCAATGACGAGGCCACCAGGCGGGCATTGCCTATCGGGGTGTTCAACTCATGGGCCAGGCCGGCGCCGAGATTGCCGAGGGCGGCGAGCTTCTCCTGGCGCGCCAGCATGCGCCGCGCCTCGTGCAGGCTCTGCGCCCGCGCCTGGGCCTTGCGCTCGAGTTCGTCATGGGTGCTTTGCAAGGCCGCCTCGGTGGCGCGCCGCAGCTCGACTTCGGATTGAAGATGGGCCAGCGCCGCGGTCAGCTCCTGGTTGCGCTGGGCCAGCGCGCGCTCCAGGCCGTCGCCATGGCTCAGCAAGGCCTCGTGCTCGGCGTCGATTCGGGCCTGCCGGCTGAGGATGGAGAAGTCGCTGACCAACTGGCGGATGTGCTCCTCGGCCAGTTCCTGATCAAAGGCGTGCAGCCGGTGCGAGGCGGCCAGCGCCACGTCCAGCCGGCCGGCCTGCTCGGCCAGGCGCACCCGGGTCGCAGCGATGTTGTTGCGCAAGCGCATCAGCATCTTGTCGGTGATGCGGTCCGCGGTCTGCTCCAGGGCCGCGAACGCCTCGTCATGCCGGCCCTCATGGAAGGCACAGATGGCCTGCACATAGCGCTGGGCGATCGGGTACTGCTCGCGCAGGCTTTGAAGCCGGATATTGCCGCGCCGCTTGATCAGCTCGCCGACGGTGGCCAGGTGCTGGCGCGCCGCCTCGACCTGGCCCAGCAATGCCACATTGGTGGCCAGATTCAGCCGTGTCAGGCACTGGGCGTAGAGCTCGCCGCCAGCCTCGGCCAGCGCGAGCGCACGCTGGTTCAGCGCAATGCAGCGCTCGCGGTAGCCGGGACTGTCCCCGCTCTCCAGCAGGTAGTAGTAGCCGGAGGCGGTGTTGCTCAGCACATTGAGCAGGTCCTCCAGATGCAGCGCCGTCTCCTGCAGCAGCAGGGCCTCGCCCAGCTCGACCAGCTGGCCATACATGCCGGCCGCGAAGTAGACGCGCAGCCGGTGGGTCTGCGTGCTCAGCAGCGCACCGGTATCACCCAGCTCCGTGTACAGGGCCTCGGCCCGGGCAATGCAGCGCAGCGCATCCGGGATCAGGCCGGTGTTGCGGTAGCCCACCGACTCGGTCAGCCGGCACTCGGCCTCGGCGCGCAGCCGCGGCGCCGGGTCGGTGCCGGCCGGCGCCTCCAGGCCGGCAAGCGCGTCGGCCTCGCGGCCAAGTTGCTGAACCTGGGGGAGCAGCTCGCGCGCCGCCTTCATGCTCGCCGACAAGCGCAGATGCAGCTCCAGCGCACGAAAACGCAGCTGGGCCTGCAGCGGCGCATCGACAGCGGGCCGCAGCGCCGGGACCCGCGCCCAGGCATCGGCCTGCTGGCCGCGGGCAATCAATCGGGCCCACTGGCGCAGCGCCGCTTCACCATCCTCGACCGCCCCCTCCGCAAGAGAGGGCGCCTGCCGCCTGTGCCGTTGCGAAGGGACTTTCTTCACCGCATCCCCGCGTTCAATTGATAAAACTGAACAGGCATTACATCACGTCAGGCCCCCGGGCTGCACCCTTGATCGGGTGGCTTGGCAAGCAAGCATCAATAGTCCAGCCACTCCAGCTCGCCCATCAGCGGCGCGCCCTTGATGCGCAGCAGCGTCTGCGTCAGCACCTCGATATTGTTATCAAACGAGCCGTGGCTGGATACCGCCTGGTCGCCCATCCGCGTCTGGCGGATCTTGGGCGTGGTCACCGTTGTCAGCGCCAAAGCACCTTCGGGCGAGCTCCAGGCCTTTTGCCACTGCTGGACAAAGGGCAGCTCGGCGGCCTCCCATTGCGTGGCATCCTTGGCGAAGGCCGGCAGCAGCGCCCGCTCCATGCCCAGCAGCGGCATCTTGCGGGCATCGTCCAGCGCGCGCGACACCAGGTAGAGCAGCGACTTGCCGTAGACCGGCCGCTCGGCGCTAGGCAGGCCGTCGCCGCGCTCGTTGGCATCGCTGAGCTGGTACAGATGCAGCTGCTTCAGGCTCAGCACCCCCTGGCTGTCGGCGGGCAGATAGTGCTCGACGGCAAAGCGCACCGAACAGGCGGCGGCATACAGGGTACAGCTGCTGGCCACAGGCCGCTGGGCACTGGCCGGCAGCTTGCCCAGCACGGTCAGCAGATGGCCCAGCAGGATGGAGCCGGCCGAGTGGCCGATCAGGTGCAGCTCCAGCTCGCACTTGTTCTTCTGCAACGCCTGAGCCAGCGCCTGCAGCTGCTGGGCCAGCAGGTCCAGCAGATGGCCGGCTTCGGTGCCTGAGGCCGCGTTCTCGCGCATCTCGCCCCAGATGCCCTTGCCGACCACATGGCCCAGCGCCTCGATTGCGCGGTCCTTGGCTTCGCCCAGGTCCAGCCAGCCGCCGGCGCGCTCGGCGTCGGGGCCGAAGACCTTGCGCGCCCAGTCCTCGACGATGTCCGACAGGGTCTCGCCCACGCCCGTCTTCCAGCTGATGAACAGGGGATAGATGCCATTGGCGGCGAAATACGGTGCCAGCACGCGGATGCGCGCGATCGAATCGGCCTCGCTGTTGAGGCCGCCATGGGCATACAGCGCCAGCTTGAGCACCTTCTCCTTGCGGCCCTTGAACCAGGCCAGCGGCTGGTCGACGACGATCTCCTGCGCATGGCCGGCGGCGTCACTGGCAGGGCGGGTGATGTCGCTGACCATCAGCCGGCCCTCGTTGCCGGCCACCAGAGTGTGCAGATAGGCCTGGTCGGTGGACCAGGGCTCATGCTCGGGTCGCAGGAAGGCATGGTCCAGCGGCCAGGCATCGTCCACCGGGTTGTTGGGCTGGCGGGCGCTGCGGTCAAGCTCGTTGACCGAGCGGCCACTGGCCACGCGCCAGCGCGAGGCCTCCTGCGAACGCATGCCCCCCTGGCCGTCGGGCAGGGACAGGGCCACCCCGAGCGCACAGGCCCAGGCGTCGGTGGCATGCAGGGCCCAGTCGTCGTAGGGCAGGATGGCAAAGCCCGAGGCGCCCCAGAGGGTGCCCCAGGAGTTCTGCACGATGAAGCCGCGCTCGTTGTAGCCGACCAGGGCAAAGGCATGGCCACCCTTGCTCTTGGGGTCCTTGACCGGCGCGATCACCGGCAGCTGGCCATGGTGGGCGGCCGGCGGCTTGGCCTTGTCGTTCAGCAGGCCGTCCCAGCCATCGTGGGCCTCGGCCGAGACATAGACGGCACCGATCTCGGCAATCGCCGCCTGGATGTCCACCACCGAGAATTTGCTGACGCGGTAGTAGACGCCCAGCGGCCGCCGGGTGGCATCCACCGCCCAGGAGTCCTTGGGCCGCTCGAACACCGGCTCGTTGTTGGCATTGAGCGGATAGGGCCACAGCCTGTTGGCGCACACGCCATGCTTGTGCCAACCCTTCAGTGCACCTCGGCAGCTGGAGCCGTCATAGTCCTGGCCCGGCCATTCGTCATAGCGCTTGGCCAGCTCGTAGAACATGCGCGGGCTGACCGATTCGAACTTGGCCCGGCTGCCGCTGCCCAGATGGCGCACCCACAGCAGATAGTTGGCCACGCAGGCCAGGCCGAAACCGGTGCAGGCGCCCTCGGTGCCCTGGTTCAGCACCAGGCCCTGCTTCACATAGCTGCCCAGAAAGCGCTTGATCTCGTCATTCGACGGAAACACCGCCGGCAGCGAGTGCAGCGGCGGGGCATAGAGGCGATCGCGGAAATCCAGCCGGTCGGGGCGGGCGTCGAGCACACGGCCCATGCTGGTGGTGCTTTCGGCCACCGCGGCAGCCGGCCTGGCCACCTTTGAAGCCTGCTTGACCGGTGGTTTGGTTGCGGGCTTTGGCGCCGTCTTGCTGCGGGTGGTGGCCATCTGCGTCCCCATTGTTGTGGTGGCGCGCATCTTGACCGGCCCGGCCGGCGAATGCCAATCCCTAGGAGGCTGCCGGGCCCGACCCCAAACCCGACAGCCTCCTAGGTACGGCGTCTGTTCTTCTGTGACGGCGCCGCGTCATCGCCCTCCTCATCGGGCACCCCACCGAGGCGCTCGATGACCGCATCCAGCGTCGCGTACAGCGCGTCAAGGTCCTCGCGGCCCAGCTTCTGCTCGATCAGCGCGTACTGCTGCCGCATGCCGGCGCGCATGCTGTCGAACAGGGTCTCGGCCTTGGGCGTCAGCGCGACTATCCATTTGCGCTGGTCGCCCTCGAAGCGGCTGCGGGTGACGAAGTTGGCCTGATCCATGCGCGTCAGCATGCCGGTCAGGCTGGGGCCGTGCAGCGAGCAGATGTTCGCCAGCCGCCCCATCTCCATCGGGCCACCGTCCTGCAGCGCGCGTATCACCCGCCACTGCTGCTCGCTGACGCCATGCTCGCGCAGCAGCGGGCGGAAATGGCTCATCACCGCCTCGCGGGTCTGCAGCAGCAGCAGCGGCAGGCTGCGGCGAGCCGGGCGCTCGGCCGTCTTCTTCTGAATCTTTGTCATGGGTCAAATGCTCGCACGGAGTGCTTGCGCTTTTCGGTGGCTGCATTATCATGTTATTTAACTTATTAAATAACTTGCCCGCCCAGCCCCATGCAAATTCCCACCCCAACCGGCACGGTGTACGGCACCCTGCTGAACCACCAGGCCAATGTGGCCGCGCTGCAGGCCCAGGGCGACCTGGCCGCCAGCGTCTACAAGGCCCTGCCCCAGGCGCCGGTGCTCTACATCAAGACGGCCAACACCGTGGTCGGCCCCGATGCCCGCGTCGAAGTGCCCGCCGACGCCCCCGAGCTGGAGGCAGGCGCCACTCTCGGCCTGGTCATTGCCCGCACCGCCACCGCGGTGAGCGCAGCCCAGGCGCTGAGCCATCTGGCCGGCTATGTGCTGATCAATGATCTGACCGTGCCCCATGCCAGCGTGCACCGGCCGCCGGTCAGGCACCGCAACCGCGACGGCTTCTGCCCTATCGGCGCGCTGCTGCCGGCCAGTGAGCTGGCCGACCCGCAGCAGCTGGAGATCGCCGTCAAAGTCAATGGCCAGGAGCGCCAGCGCTTCAAGCTCGATGCGCTGGTGCGCGGCCTGCCCCAGCTGCTGGCCGATGTGACCGAGTTCATGACCTTGCAGGCCGGCGATGTGCTGCATGTGGGCGTGCCCGAAGGCGCGCCTCGTGTGCGGGCCGGCGATGTGGTGACGATTGAGGCTGCGGGCTTTGCGCCGCTGACCACGCACCTGGTGGCGGAGGGCTCGATATGAGAACCGCCCGCATCGTTTTCGACGGCCAGACCCACACCGTCACACCGCACGCCGATGGCGTGCAATTACCCGATGGCCGTGTGCTGGCCGAGAACCAGGTGCAGTGGCTGCCACCGCTGGTGCCCGGCACCATTTTCGCGCTGGGCCTGAACTATGCCGACCATGCCAAGGAGCTGGCCTTCAAGCCGCCCGAGGAGCCGCTGGTGTTCCTGAAGGGCCCCAATGCCTTGAACGGCCACCGTGGCCAGACGCGCCGGCCGGCCGGCGTGAAGTTCATGCACTACGAGTGCGAGCTGGTGGCGGTGATGGGCAAGACCGCGCGCCGCGTCAAGCGCGAGCAGGCGCTTGACTACGTCGGCGGCTACACGGTGGCCAACGACTATGCGATACGCGACTATCTGGAAAACTTCTACCGCCCCAATCTGCGCGTGAAAAACCGCGACGGCTGCACGCCGCTGGGGCCTTGGCTCGTCAGCGCCGACGAGGTGGCCGATCCGCAGGCACTGGCCTTGACGACCACAGTCAACGGCAAGCTCACACAGCAGGGCAGCACCCGCGACATGGTGTTCTCGATTGCCGTGCTGATCGAGTACCTGAGCAGCTTCATGACCCTGAAGCCCGGCGACATCATCCTGACCGGCACGCCGGACGGCGTGGTGGACTGCCAGCCCGGCGATGAAGTCGTGACCGAAATCGAAGGCATTGGACGCTTGGTCAATACCATCGTCTCGTAATGGAGTGCAAGACATGATTGAACATCTGATCAACGGCAAGAACGTCGCCAGCAGCGAGGTCTTCGAGACCGTCAACCCGGCCACGCAGGAGGTGCTGGCCGAGGTGGCCTCGGGCGGCGAGGCCGAGGTGGCGCAGGCGGTGGCCGCGGCCAAGGAAGCGTTCCCGAAATGGGCCGGGTTGCCGGCCGCGCAGCGGGCCAAGATCATGCGCAAGCTGGGCGATCTGATCGCTGCCCAGGTGCCGCAGATCTCGGAGATGGAGACGCGCGACACCGGCCAGGTGATAGGCCAGACCAAGAAGGCGCTGATTCCGCGCGCGGCCGACAACTTCTACTACTTCGCCGAAATGTGCACCCGCACCGACGGCCACACCTACCCGACCGAGACGCATCTGAACTACACGCTGTTCCATCCGGTCGGCGTGTGCGCGCTGATCTCGCCGTGGAACGTGCCCTTCATGACCTCGACCTGGAAGGTCGCGCCCTGCCTGGCCTTCGGCAACACGGCGGTGCTGAAGATGAGCGAGCTGTCGCCGCTGACGGCCGCCCATCTGGGCCAGCTGGCGCTGGAGGCCGGCGTGCCCGCAGGCGTGCTGAACATCGTCCACGGCTATGGCCGCACGGCTGGCGAGTCGCTGGTCAAGCATGCGGACGTGAGCGCGATCTCGTTCACCGGCAGCACGGCCACCGGCAACCGCATCATCCAGAGCTCGGGCCTGAAGAAGTTCTCGATGGAGCTGGGCGGAAAGAGCCCCTTCGTCGTGTTCGAGGACGCCGACCTGAAGCGGGCGATGGACGCGGCCGTCTTCATGATCTTCAGCAACAACGGCGAGCGCTGCACGGCGGGCTCGCGCATCCTGGTGCAGCGTTCGATCTACGACCAGTTCGCCAAGGAGTTCGCCGAGCGCGCGTCGCGCATCGCGGTCGGCGACCCGATGGACGAGAACACCATCATCGGCCCGATGATCTCGCCCGAACATCTGGCCAAGGTGCGCCACTACATCGAGCTGGGCCCGACCGAGGGCGCCACCCTGCTGACCGGCGGGCTGGAGGCGCCCGAGCTGGCCGCCCATCTGAAGCGCGGCAACTTCGTGCGGCCGACGGTGTTCGCCAACGTCAGCAACGAGATGCGCATCGCCCAGGACGAGATCTTCGGCCCGGTGGCCTGCCTGATCCCCTTCGACGACGAGGCCGACGCCATCCGCATCGCCAACGACACCCGCTACGGCCTGTCGTCGTATGTGTGGACGCAGAACCTGGGCCGCGCCCACCGCGTGGCCGCCGCCGTGCAGGCCGGCATGTGCTTCGTCAACAGCCAGAATGTGCGCGACCTGCGCCAGCCCTTCGGCGGCACCAAGGCCTCGGGCACCGGCCGCGAGGGCGGCACCTGGAGCTTCGAGGTGTTTCTGGAGGCCAAGAACATCTGCGTCTCGACGACCGACCACCACATCCCGCATTGGGGTGTTTGAGAACAATAACAGCAGGAGACTTCCATGGGCAAGCTGGCTCTAGCCGCCAAGATCACCCACGTCCCGTCCATGTATCTCAGCGAGCTGGACGGCCCGCACAAGGGCTGCCGCCAGGCCGCCATCGACGGCCACAAGGAGATAGGCCGGCGTTGCCGTGAGCTCGGCGTGGACACCATCGTCGTGTTCGACGTGCACTGGCTCGTCAACTCGGAGTACCACATCAACTGCGGACCGAAGTTCGCCGGCAACTACACCAGCAACGAACTGCCGCACTTCATCAAGAACATGGAGTACGCCTACCCCGGCAATGCGCCGCTGGGACACCTGATTGCCGATGCCGCCAACGAGCTGGGCGTGAAGAGCCGGGCGCACAGCGACACCTCGCTGGACCTGGAGTACGGCACCCTGGTGCCGATGCGCTACATGAATGAGGACCAGCATTTCAAGGTCGTGTCCGTGGCCGGTTGGTGTGTCTGGCATGACCTGAAGGAGAGCGAGCGCTTCGGCCTGGCCGTGCGCCGCGCCATCGAGGAGCGCTACGAAGGTACGGTGGCCGTGCTGGCCAGCGGTTCGCTATCGCACCATTTCGCCAACAACGGCACGGCGCCCGACTTCATGCACAAGGTCTGGGACCCGTTCCTGGAGCAGGTGGACCGGCGCGTCGTCGAGCTGTGGCAGCAGGGCGACTTCAAGACCTTCACCGAGATGCTGCCGATGTACGCCGACAAGTGCTGGGGCGAGGGCGGCATGCATGACACGGCGATGCTGCTGGGCCTGCTCGGTGGCGAGCAGTACACCGGCAAGGTCGAGGTCATCACGCCCTACTTCGGCAGCTCGGGCACGGGGCAGATCAATGCGATCTTCCCGGTCACGCCCCTGCCTGCCTGAGAGCCACACCATGCCCCATCTGGTGATCTACTACACCGGCCAGCTCGACGCGCTGACCGACATGAGGCAGCTGTGCCGGGCTCTGGCCGACACGATGCAGGTGCAGCGCGACGAGGCCGGCAAACCGGTCTTCCCCACGGGCGGCATACGCGTGCTGGCCTATCCAGCCGCGCACTGGGCCGTGGCCGATGGCCAGGGCGACTACGGTTTCGTCTACCTGAATCTGCGCATGGGCCGGGGCCGCAGCGAAGCGGTGCACAAGACGGTGGGCGAGGCGCTCAGCGCCGTGGCCCGCGAGCACTTTGCCCCGCTGATCGCCAGCCGGCCCGTTGGCGTGACCTTGCAGATCGACGTAGGCCCCGAGGTGTTTGACGCCAAGCACAGCAGCCTGCATCCACTATTCAAATGACTTGCGCGCCAGACCTTGGCGGTACGCCGACAAGCTCTGACATCAACTGACTGACTCCCATGCTTGACCACAACATCATCGAAGACCTGGCCCGCCAGCTCGAGGCCGCGCGCGTCAGCCGCACGCCGCTGCGCCATTTCTCCAAATCCCACCCGACGATGACCATCGAAGACGGCTATGCGATCCAGCGCGAGTGGGTCAAGCTGCGCCTGGCCCAGGGCCGCGTCATCCGGGGCCGCAAGATAGGCCTGACCTCGCGGGCGATGCAGCAGGCCTCGCAGATCACCGAGCCCGATTACGCGCCGCTGCTGGACGATATGTTCTACGAGCAGGGCGGTGACATACCGATCAGGGACTTCATCGCGCCGCGGGTCGAGGTCGAGCTGGCCTTCATCCTGGCCAAGCCGCTGAAAGGCCCTAACGTCACCCTGTTCGACGTGCTGTCGGCCACCGACTACGTGACGCCGGCGATCGAGATCATCGACGCCCGCATCGAGCAGTTCGACCGCGACACCAAGCAGATGCGCAAGGTCTTTGACACGATCTCCGACTTCGCCGCCAATGCCGGCATCGTGCTCGGCGGGCGCCCTGTCAAGCCCATGGAGGTGGATCTGCGCTGGGTCGGCGCCCTGCTGCACAAGAACGGCGTGATCGAGGAGACAGGCCTGGCCGCCGGCGTGCTCAACCACCCGGCCACCGGCGTGGCCTGGCTGGCCAACAAGATCGCACCCTATGGCGAGCAGCTGAATGCCGGCGATGTGGTGCTGGCCGGCTCCTTCACCCGGCCCACCCCGGCGGCGGCCGGCGATACCTTCCATGTGGACTACGGCCAGCTGGGAGCAGTGGCATTCCGGTTTGTTTAATTCCTTGTGGGACGGACCTTGCTGTACTTCAGCAAGCTCGGTCCCCAACCGATCAAGATCAACATGCAATTGCCTACCAACACCTTCAAGCAGGCCCTGGCCGAGAAGCGCGCTCAGATCGGCCTGTGGGTCGGCTTGGCCGATGCCGGCGCGGCCGAGCTGCTGGCCGGCACCGGCTATGACTGGCTGCTGATCGATGGCGAGCATGCCCCCAATGACGTGCGCTCTGTCATGGCCCAGCTGCAGGCGGTGGCGCCCTATCCGGTACACCCCATCGTGCGGCCGGTGCAGGGCGAGGTGGCCCTGGTCAAGCAGCTGCTCGATGTCGGCACCCAAACCCTGCTGGTGCCTATGGTGGACTGTGCCGAGCAGGCCGCCCAGATGGTGGCGGCCATGCGCTATCCACCTCAGGGCATACGCGGGCTGGGCAGCGCACTGGCGCGCGCTTCGCGCTGGAACCAGGTCGAGGGCTATCTGCATGCGGCAAACGCACAGATGTGCCTGCTGGTTCAGGTCGAAACAGTGCTGGGCATGCAGAACCTGGCACAGATCGCCGCCACCGAAGGCGTGGACGGCGTGTTCTTCGGCCCCGCCGACCTGTCGGCCTCGATGGGCTATCTGGGTCAACCGGGCCACCCCGAAGTGCAGCGCGTGATACTGGACGGCATTGCCACCGTGCGCGCGGCCGGCAAGGCGCCCGGCATACTGGCCGCCGACCCCAAGCTGGCTCGCCAATACCTCGAGGCGGGCGCACTGTTTGTCGCCATCGGAGTGGACACCTCGCTGCTGGTACGCGCCGCCACCGATCTGGTGAAGCAGTTCAAGTCGGCAACACCCGGCCCCGATGCCACCCCGCGCAGCAGCAGCGGATACTGAACCAGGATACATGATGAGCGACACCCCAGGCCCCCACACCCGCCCCGCCCGCTTCAGCCCCGCCGAATGGGAGGCGCGTGTGCAACTCGCCGCCGCCTACCGCATCTTCGACCGCATGGGCTGGACCGAACTGATCTACAACCACATCTCCT
It contains:
- a CDS encoding C1 family peptidase translates to MATTRSKTAPKPATKPPVKQASKVARPAAAVAESTTSMGRVLDARPDRLDFRDRLYAPPLHSLPAVFPSNDEIKRFLGSYVKQGLVLNQGTEGACTGFGLACVANYLLWVRHLGSGSRAKFESVSPRMFYELAKRYDEWPGQDYDGSSCRGALKGWHKHGVCANRLWPYPLNANNEPVFERPKDSWAVDATRRPLGVYYRVSKFSVVDIQAAIAEIGAVYVSAEAHDGWDGLLNDKAKPPAAHHGQLPVIAPVKDPKSKGGHAFALVGYNERGFIVQNSWGTLWGASGFAILPYDDWALHATDAWACALGVALSLPDGQGGMRSQEASRWRVASGRSVNELDRSARQPNNPVDDAWPLDHAFLRPEHEPWSTDQAYLHTLVAGNEGRLMVSDITRPASDAAGHAQEIVVDQPLAWFKGRKEKVLKLALYAHGGLNSEADSIARIRVLAPYFAANGIYPLFISWKTGVGETLSDIVEDWARKVFGPDAERAGGWLDLGEAKDRAIEALGHVVGKGIWGEMRENAASGTEAGHLLDLLAQQLQALAQALQKNKCELELHLIGHSAGSILLGHLLTVLGKLPASAQRPVASSCTLYAAACSVRFAVEHYLPADSQGVLSLKQLHLYQLSDANERGDGLPSAERPVYGKSLLYLVSRALDDARKMPLLGMERALLPAFAKDATQWEAAELPFVQQWQKAWSSPEGALALTTVTTPKIRQTRMGDQAVSSHGSFDNNIEVLTQTLLRIKGAPLMGELEWLDY
- the hpaD gene encoding 3,4-dihydroxyphenylacetate 2,3-dioxygenase, whose amino-acid sequence is MGKLALAAKITHVPSMYLSELDGPHKGCRQAAIDGHKEIGRRCRELGVDTIVVFDVHWLVNSEYHINCGPKFAGNYTSNELPHFIKNMEYAYPGNAPLGHLIADAANELGVKSRAHSDTSLDLEYGTLVPMRYMNEDQHFKVVSVAGWCVWHDLKESERFGLAVRRAIEERYEGTVAVLASGSLSHHFANNGTAPDFMHKVWDPFLEQVDRRVVELWQQGDFKTFTEMLPMYADKCWGEGGMHDTAMLLGLLGGEQYTGKVEVITPYFGSSGTGQINAIFPVTPLPA
- a CDS encoding 5-carboxymethyl-2-hydroxymuconate Delta-isomerase, giving the protein MPHLVIYYTGQLDALTDMRQLCRALADTMQVQRDEAGKPVFPTGGIRVLAYPAAHWAVADGQGDYGFVYLNLRMGRGRSEAVHKTVGEALSAVAREHFAPLIASRPVGVTLQIDVGPEVFDAKHSSLHPLFK
- the hpaI gene encoding 4-hydroxy-2-oxoheptanedioate aldolase, which gives rise to MQLPTNTFKQALAEKRAQIGLWVGLADAGAAELLAGTGYDWLLIDGEHAPNDVRSVMAQLQAVAPYPVHPIVRPVQGEVALVKQLLDVGTQTLLVPMVDCAEQAAQMVAAMRYPPQGIRGLGSALARASRWNQVEGYLHAANAQMCLLVQVETVLGMQNLAQIAATEGVDGVFFGPADLSASMGYLGQPGHPEVQRVILDGIATVRAAGKAPGILAADPKLARQYLEAGALFVAIGVDTSLLVRAATDLVKQFKSATPGPDATPRSSSGY
- a CDS encoding ATP-binding protein; protein product: MKKVPSQRHRRQAPSLAEGAVEDGEAALRQWARLIARGQQADAWARVPALRPAVDAPLQAQLRFRALELHLRLSASMKAARELLPQVQQLGREADALAGLEAPAGTDPAPRLRAEAECRLTESVGYRNTGLIPDALRCIARAEALYTELGDTGALLSTQTHRLRVYFAAGMYGQLVELGEALLLQETALHLEDLLNVLSNTASGYYYLLESGDSPGYRERCIALNQRALALAEAGGELYAQCLTRLNLATNVALLGQVEAARQHLATVGELIKRRGNIRLQSLREQYPIAQRYVQAICAFHEGRHDEAFAALEQTADRITDKMLMRLRNNIAATRVRLAEQAGRLDVALAASHRLHAFDQELAEEHIRQLVSDFSILSRQARIDAEHEALLSHGDGLERALAQRNQELTAALAHLQSEVELRRATEAALQSTHDELERKAQARAQSLHEARRMLARQEKLAALGNLGAGLAHELNTPIGNARLVASSLHDRAARLLQQIDSGSLRREHLLALVQESEGGVALLLQALQRLQQLADKLQGEADEAQRPSVQHFDASLWAARVLQEHQDLALQMEATLSLEAPATCACSGDAQAFAQVLATLLDNALRHGLHERPGGHVRLELLERAQQLELSVADDGCGLVAAHRERVFEPFFTTRFGQGGSGLGLHLAHQLARQRLGGELGLQAGEGGGARFVLRFPRHATAPDEALADGR
- the hpaH gene encoding 2-oxo-hept-4-ene-1,7-dioate hydratase, translated to MLDHNIIEDLARQLEAARVSRTPLRHFSKSHPTMTIEDGYAIQREWVKLRLAQGRVIRGRKIGLTSRAMQQASQITEPDYAPLLDDMFYEQGGDIPIRDFIAPRVEVELAFILAKPLKGPNVTLFDVLSATDYVTPAIEIIDARIEQFDRDTKQMRKVFDTISDFAANAGIVLGGRPVKPMEVDLRWVGALLHKNGVIEETGLAAGVLNHPATGVAWLANKIAPYGEQLNAGDVVLAGSFTRPTPAAAGDTFHVDYGQLGAVAFRFV
- the hpaE gene encoding 5-carboxymethyl-2-hydroxymuconate semialdehyde dehydrogenase, whose translation is MIEHLINGKNVASSEVFETVNPATQEVLAEVASGGEAEVAQAVAAAKEAFPKWAGLPAAQRAKIMRKLGDLIAAQVPQISEMETRDTGQVIGQTKKALIPRAADNFYYFAEMCTRTDGHTYPTETHLNYTLFHPVGVCALISPWNVPFMTSTWKVAPCLAFGNTAVLKMSELSPLTAAHLGQLALEAGVPAGVLNIVHGYGRTAGESLVKHADVSAISFTGSTATGNRIIQSSGLKKFSMELGGKSPFVVFEDADLKRAMDAAVFMIFSNNGERCTAGSRILVQRSIYDQFAKEFAERASRIAVGDPMDENTIIGPMISPEHLAKVRHYIELGPTEGATLLTGGLEAPELAAHLKRGNFVRPTVFANVSNEMRIAQDEIFGPVACLIPFDDEADAIRIANDTRYGLSSYVWTQNLGRAHRVAAAVQAGMCFVNSQNVRDLRQPFGGTKASGTGREGGTWSFEVFLEAKNICVSTTDHHIPHWGV
- a CDS encoding fumarylacetoacetate hydrolase family protein, which translates into the protein MQIPTPTGTVYGTLLNHQANVAALQAQGDLAASVYKALPQAPVLYIKTANTVVGPDARVEVPADAPELEAGATLGLVIARTATAVSAAQALSHLAGYVLINDLTVPHASVHRPPVRHRNRDGFCPIGALLPASELADPQQLEIAVKVNGQERQRFKLDALVRGLPQLLADVTEFMTLQAGDVLHVGVPEGAPRVRAGDVVTIEAAGFAPLTTHLVAEGSI
- the hpaR gene encoding homoprotocatechuate degradation operon regulator HpaR, translating into MTKIQKKTAERPARRSLPLLLLQTREAVMSHFRPLLREHGVSEQQWRVIRALQDGGPMEMGRLANICSLHGPSLTGMLTRMDQANFVTRSRFEGDQRKWIVALTPKAETLFDSMRAGMRQQYALIEQKLGREDLDALYATLDAVIERLGGVPDEEGDDAAPSQKNRRRT
- a CDS encoding fumarylacetoacetate hydrolase family protein, which gives rise to MRTARIVFDGQTHTVTPHADGVQLPDGRVLAENQVQWLPPLVPGTIFALGLNYADHAKELAFKPPEEPLVFLKGPNALNGHRGQTRRPAGVKFMHYECELVAVMGKTARRVKREQALDYVGGYTVANDYAIRDYLENFYRPNLRVKNRDGCTPLGPWLVSADEVADPQALALTTTVNGKLTQQGSTRDMVFSIAVLIEYLSSFMTLKPGDIILTGTPDGVVDCQPGDEVVTEIEGIGRLVNTIVS